Proteins encoded together in one Planctomyces sp. SH-PL14 window:
- a CDS encoding SGNH/GDSL hydrolase family protein, producing MTGFSAEQADRRRRLFLLAQLQARSAVSEPGPEETATVSGAGSAPVPTWKRKRRSFETAIADRATPLAWVFTGEPACGAPDDGPSVPLSGLAGVAIRENLRRQTDAFVDTSSPGLRLTELLQDFDRRVARFRPDILVVGTTTREEVRALKGLPRFERRLIQLTRYCHRRGCEVILMTPTFRAATSAEDEIDRLVYVEATRGIAAEHAIPLVDLWAHGEETGDLSAGGLLHRFLRDLQLERERSEASTDCGAPRRRASLQ from the coding sequence ATGACCGGATTCTCTGCGGAGCAAGCGGACCGACGTCGCCGGCTGTTTCTTCTGGCGCAACTTCAGGCAAGATCAGCAGTTTCGGAGCCAGGCCCCGAGGAGACGGCGACGGTTTCTGGGGCCGGATCCGCACCCGTCCCGACGTGGAAACGGAAGCGGCGGTCGTTCGAGACCGCGATCGCCGACCGGGCGACGCCCCTGGCCTGGGTCTTCACCGGCGAACCGGCGTGCGGCGCCCCTGATGACGGCCCGTCCGTTCCGCTCTCCGGGCTGGCGGGGGTGGCGATCCGGGAGAATCTGCGGCGGCAGACCGACGCCTTCGTCGATACCTCTTCGCCGGGGCTGCGGCTGACGGAACTCCTCCAGGACTTCGACCGCCGCGTGGCCCGCTTCCGGCCGGACATCCTGGTCGTCGGCACGACGACCCGCGAGGAGGTCCGGGCCCTCAAGGGGCTGCCGCGGTTCGAGCGGCGGCTGATTCAGCTCACCCGCTACTGCCATCGCCGCGGCTGCGAGGTGATCCTCATGACGCCGACGTTCCGCGCCGCGACCTCCGCCGAAGACGAGATCGACCGCTTGGTCTATGTGGAGGCAACCCGCGGAATCGCCGCCGAGCACGCGATCCCGCTCGTGGACCTCTGGGCCCACGGGGAAGAGACCGGCGATCTCTCCGCCGGTGGCCTGCTCCACCGCTTCCTCCGGGACTTGCAGCTGGAACGGGAACGGTCCGAGGCTAGTACCGACTGTGGTGCACCGCGACGCCGGGCCTCTCTTCAGTAG
- a CDS encoding ABC transporter permease subunit, with amino-acid sequence MHTLSLSLLAQQAVQAPQTPTGLVLGFLLAIVALFIGVNYFTRTGSIARATLKEAIRQPVFILLAVVGVVVGVVNYYLPFFSLGEDTKMFVDCGLATTLICSLILAVWTASLSVAEEIEGKTAITLLSKPVTRREFILGKYFGILQASFWMIVIVGTVLVCLTYFKFGFDQKESGKELLDYVEWRGNIPSLQKDRYEAAVTLLPGLVLIFFESAVMAAVSVAISTRMPMIVNMTACFSIFIVGHLMPVLVRSALQDIPFVPFVAQFFATVLPALENFNMSAAVSTGKIIPSAYLLSTGAYAVAYSAAIVLLAFILFEDRDLA; translated from the coding sequence ATGCACACGTTGTCCTTGTCGCTTCTGGCTCAGCAGGCGGTTCAGGCTCCGCAGACGCCGACCGGCCTCGTCCTCGGCTTCCTGCTGGCGATCGTCGCGCTGTTCATCGGGGTCAACTACTTCACCCGGACCGGCTCGATCGCCCGGGCGACCCTCAAGGAAGCGATCCGCCAGCCGGTGTTCATCCTCCTGGCGGTCGTCGGCGTCGTGGTCGGGGTGGTGAACTACTACCTCCCGTTCTTCTCGCTCGGCGAAGACACCAAGATGTTCGTCGACTGCGGGCTGGCGACGACTCTCATCTGCTCGCTGATCCTCGCCGTCTGGACTGCCTCCCTCAGCGTGGCGGAAGAAATCGAAGGTAAGACCGCAATCACCCTGCTCTCGAAGCCGGTCACGCGGCGGGAGTTCATCCTCGGGAAGTACTTCGGGATCCTGCAGGCCTCGTTCTGGATGATCGTGATCGTCGGGACGGTGCTCGTCTGTCTGACCTACTTCAAGTTCGGCTTCGACCAGAAGGAGTCGGGCAAGGAACTCCTCGACTACGTCGAGTGGCGCGGGAACATTCCCTCGCTGCAGAAGGACCGCTACGAGGCGGCCGTGACGCTGCTCCCGGGCCTCGTCCTGATCTTCTTCGAGTCGGCTGTCATGGCGGCGGTGAGCGTGGCGATTTCGACCCGCATGCCGATGATCGTGAACATGACCGCGTGCTTTTCGATCTTCATCGTCGGGCACCTGATGCCGGTGCTCGTCCGGTCCGCCCTGCAGGACATTCCGTTCGTCCCGTTCGTGGCCCAGTTCTTTGCCACCGTCCTGCCGGCGCTGGAGAACTTCAACATGTCCGCGGCCGTCTCGACGGGTAAAATTATCCCGTCTGCCTATCTCCTCTCGACAGGCGCGTACGCGGTGGCGTACTCGGCAGCGATCGTGCTGCTGGCCTTCATCCTGTTCGAGGACCGGGATCTGGCGTAG
- a CDS encoding ABC transporter transmembrane domain-containing protein: MSAPTGFDRLLPRRIWTQSIGLRILLWSSLAAISIVVVLCIFALLVDLLVHHGHLVIAPDDAPRAVAFFGFDEGTTLPTGNTGLMPTAWALRNINPVGQLLAWGMRNEFLRTNRGSLFWLIFAWASFAALWTICRSRIRTLSSRLAAEVASRVRSDLHRQSLRVGLSGLDNTPNETVVSLFLRETGQIWDGVFAFARTWWREILTSVLVLLLLLRLDWRLTLQAVVPLAAAVWLYWYERRAGADQRRLAIDRASGAVRALSEGLGKPRLVRGYSMEHFEHEQFQTYLDRLTRDVLLGQNLEGSTIWTARAGIALLSAIVLFLIGARVLSETNPISLAVAATFLVGFGLLIRSVNALKHQVDARLKLDIASNAVQRYLLTIPEVSQAVGAKFIEPVSKSIIFENVTYAVGSSKPLLERFDLRIPARSSVAVVSFDRRVSRAIAYMLPRFIEPQAGRVLFDSEDVAWGTLESIRAEMLYVGGDDPLFTGTVLQNITCGDAKYTTMAATDAAKMVHAHQFIQKLPQGYETLLGEHGDRLDAGQSFRIGLARAALRNPACLVVEEPEITFDSVTKDAIDDAYSRLMNNRTVIFLPTRLSTVRRVDQVVLVNEGRVEAIGPYADLVTKSDLFRHWEYTTYNVYKKG; this comes from the coding sequence ATGTCCGCCCCGACCGGTTTCGATCGTCTCCTCCCCCGCCGCATCTGGACGCAGAGCATCGGGCTCCGCATCCTGCTCTGGAGCTCTCTGGCGGCGATCTCGATCGTTGTCGTGCTCTGTATCTTCGCTCTGCTGGTGGACTTGCTGGTTCACCATGGACACTTGGTGATCGCTCCGGACGACGCTCCCCGGGCCGTCGCTTTCTTCGGTTTCGACGAAGGGACCACGCTCCCCACCGGTAACACCGGACTGATGCCGACCGCATGGGCCTTGCGGAACATCAATCCCGTGGGGCAGCTGCTGGCCTGGGGGATGCGGAACGAATTCCTCCGCACGAACCGCGGCTCGCTCTTCTGGCTGATCTTCGCGTGGGCCTCGTTCGCCGCTCTCTGGACGATCTGCCGCTCCCGAATTCGGACTCTCTCATCGCGGCTCGCCGCCGAGGTCGCCTCCCGAGTCCGAAGCGACCTGCACCGGCAGTCGCTCCGCGTCGGCCTGAGCGGGCTCGACAACACCCCCAACGAGACGGTCGTCTCGCTGTTTCTCCGGGAGACCGGCCAGATCTGGGACGGGGTCTTCGCCTTCGCCCGGACGTGGTGGCGGGAGATCCTGACCTCGGTGCTGGTCCTGCTGCTGCTGCTCCGGCTCGACTGGCGGCTGACGCTGCAGGCGGTCGTTCCGCTGGCGGCCGCGGTGTGGCTCTACTGGTATGAGCGCCGGGCCGGAGCCGATCAGCGTCGGCTGGCGATCGACCGGGCCTCGGGCGCGGTTCGGGCTCTCTCGGAAGGGCTCGGAAAGCCGCGGCTGGTCCGGGGATACTCGATGGAGCACTTCGAGCACGAGCAGTTCCAGACGTATCTCGACCGCCTGACGCGCGATGTCTTGCTGGGGCAGAACCTGGAAGGCTCCACGATCTGGACCGCCCGGGCGGGGATCGCGCTCCTCTCGGCCATCGTCCTGTTCCTGATCGGGGCCCGTGTCCTGTCGGAGACGAATCCGATCTCGCTTGCCGTGGCGGCGACGTTCCTCGTCGGCTTCGGCCTTCTGATCCGAAGCGTCAACGCCCTCAAGCATCAGGTCGACGCGCGGTTGAAGCTCGACATCGCCAGCAATGCGGTGCAGCGTTATCTCCTGACGATTCCCGAAGTGAGTCAGGCGGTCGGGGCCAAGTTCATCGAGCCGGTCTCCAAATCGATCATCTTCGAGAACGTCACGTACGCGGTCGGCAGCAGCAAGCCGCTCCTGGAGCGGTTCGACCTGCGGATTCCGGCGCGGAGCTCCGTGGCTGTCGTCTCGTTTGACCGCCGCGTCTCCCGCGCGATCGCCTACATGCTCCCGCGGTTCATCGAGCCGCAGGCGGGCCGCGTGCTCTTTGACAGCGAGGATGTCGCCTGGGGGACTCTGGAGTCGATCCGGGCGGAGATGCTCTACGTCGGCGGGGACGATCCGCTGTTCACCGGCACCGTGCTGCAGAACATCACTTGTGGTGATGCCAAGTACACGACGATGGCCGCGACCGATGCCGCCAAGATGGTTCACGCCCACCAGTTCATCCAGAAGCTGCCGCAAGGTTATGAGACGCTGCTGGGGGAACATGGGGACCGGCTTGATGCCGGCCAGTCGTTCCGGATCGGACTGGCGCGGGCCGCGCTGCGGAACCCGGCCTGTCTGGTTGTCGAAGAGCCGGAGATCACCTTCGATTCTGTCACGAAGGATGCGATCGACGATGCCTACTCCCGTCTGATGAACAATCGGACGGTGATCTTCCTTCCGACGCGGCTGTCGACGGTCCGTCGTGTGGATCAGGTGGTGCTGGTGAATGAGGGGCGGGTCGAGGCGATTGGTCCGTATGCGGATCTGGTGACGAAGTCGGACCTGTTCCGGCATTGGGAGTACACGACGTACAACGTGTACAAGAAGGGCTGA
- a CDS encoding HNH endonuclease encodes MHAQEWIARFGRRQRIIGAAQLRRVLGRQSKECTWCGAAVPPRRSRWCGQPCVDAFLSLQPAAIFQAVSKRDRGVCSLCGCDTERIRRIVNALRRRREFGGARIYLIALKKEGFRTGLFSVRRLWEADHIVPVCEGGGLCRADGYRTLCQPCHKRVTADLARRRRKAA; translated from the coding sequence ATGCACGCCCAGGAGTGGATTGCCCGGTTCGGACGCCGGCAACGGATCATCGGAGCAGCACAGCTCCGGCGCGTGCTCGGCCGGCAATCCAAGGAGTGCACTTGGTGCGGCGCGGCGGTCCCGCCCCGCCGGAGCCGATGGTGCGGCCAGCCCTGCGTCGACGCCTTCCTGTCACTCCAGCCCGCGGCGATCTTCCAGGCCGTTTCAAAACGTGACCGAGGGGTCTGCTCACTCTGCGGCTGCGACACCGAGCGGATCCGCCGGATCGTCAACGCCCTCCGCCGTCGCCGGGAGTTCGGCGGCGCCCGCATCTATCTCATCGCACTCAAGAAGGAGGGATTCCGGACGGGACTCTTCTCCGTCCGGCGGCTGTGGGAGGCGGACCACATCGTCCCGGTCTGCGAAGGGGGCGGCCTGTGCCGGGCCGATGGATATCGGACACTGTGTCAGCCATGCCACAAGCGGGTCACCGCCGACCTGGCCCGCCGGCGGCGAAAAGCGGCATGA
- a CDS encoding RNA recognition motif domain-containing protein, whose protein sequence is MTSIFIGNLPFEASEREVRTAFERYGRVSSVRMVTDRGTGRSKGCAFVSMSRLDDADEAIRRLNGSTIGGRRVTVNEARSSSPPPPHVASGRSESARPIAPIKDPIPWDRF, encoded by the coding sequence ATGACAAGCATTTTCATTGGCAATCTGCCCTTCGAAGCGTCGGAACGGGAAGTCCGCACCGCCTTCGAACGCTACGGGCGGGTGTCGTCGGTCCGCATGGTGACCGATCGCGGAACCGGCCGTTCCAAGGGCTGTGCGTTCGTCTCGATGTCCCGTCTGGACGACGCCGACGAGGCGATCCGGCGGCTGAATGGCTCGACGATCGGCGGACGCCGCGTCACCGTGAACGAAGCCCGCTCGTCTTCGCCCCCGCCGCCGCATGTGGCGAGCGGCCGGTCCGAGTCGGCCCGACCCATCGCGCCGATCAAGGATCCGATTCCCTGGGATCGCTTCTAA
- a CDS encoding class I SAM-dependent methyltransferase, which translates to MSEPSRFEAEIRAGQRFEFGRNWASFLEHLNEDRIQRAVGSLRSMLQVDRLDGRRFLDIGCGSGLFSLAARRLGARVVSFDFDPQSVACAEELRRREFSDDPEWIIHRGSALDEAFLTSLGEFDIVYSWGVLHHTGRMWTGVDLACRRVAGQGTLFIALYNDQGWLSRFWLRVKQAYCAHPVLRGLVLATFVPYFALRTTLKSLLRGRNEFAAYFEERGMSITHDWVDWLGGLPFEVAGFDETVRFCESRGFALVNSRSTKRLGCNEFVFRRGPAAG; encoded by the coding sequence GTGTCTGAGCCGTCCCGTTTCGAAGCCGAAATCCGCGCGGGACAGCGGTTCGAGTTCGGCCGGAACTGGGCCAGCTTCCTCGAGCATCTGAACGAAGACCGGATCCAGCGGGCAGTCGGCTCGCTGAGGTCGATGCTCCAGGTCGATCGTCTGGACGGCCGGCGATTCCTGGACATCGGATGCGGCAGCGGTCTCTTCTCGCTCGCCGCGCGGCGCCTCGGAGCCCGGGTCGTCTCCTTTGATTTCGATCCGCAGAGCGTGGCCTGTGCTGAGGAGCTCCGCCGTCGCGAGTTCTCCGATGACCCGGAATGGATCATCCACCGGGGTTCCGCGCTCGATGAAGCGTTCCTCACCTCGCTCGGAGAGTTTGACATCGTCTACTCCTGGGGAGTCCTGCACCACACCGGCCGGATGTGGACCGGCGTGGACCTGGCGTGCCGCCGCGTGGCGGGCCAGGGGACGCTCTTCATCGCCCTCTACAACGACCAGGGCTGGCTCTCGCGGTTCTGGCTGCGGGTCAAGCAGGCGTACTGCGCCCATCCGGTCCTCCGGGGACTGGTTCTGGCGACTTTCGTCCCTTACTTCGCGCTGCGGACGACGCTGAAATCCCTCCTTCGCGGCCGGAACGAGTTTGCGGCGTACTTTGAGGAGCGGGGGATGTCGATCACGCACGACTGGGTCGACTGGCTGGGGGGGCTCCCTTTCGAAGTCGCCGGCTTCGATGAAACGGTGCGGTTCTGCGAGTCCCGCGGCTTCGCGCTCGTCAACTCCCGATCGACGAAGCGGCTCGGCTGCAACGAGTTCGTGTTCCGGCGGGGCCCGGCCGCCGGCTGA
- a CDS encoding segregation and condensation protein A, translating to MSAGAESSFSVGYRVTLDLFQGPLDLLLYLVRRNELDIRHLPIAPITSQFEDFLSILKAIDLDLVGDFLLMASTLMEIKSRDVLPNPDETPDVVDAEGPLDNGDPKADLIRKLLEYKRFKDAANALESRAQEWQERYPRLADERPRVGKDPAADRIKEVELWDLVSALGRILKRKDVEDERTVQYDETPIHVYVAQIGGVVRERGEVKFSSLFDEETIRSRIVGMFLAVLELLRHHGFRALQEGDYGEITIWPPDPNLEGHHADVVAREEEVPPAPVAEVPESDEGSRRKKRFRRDAVDGAS from the coding sequence ATGTCGGCCGGTGCGGAGTCGTCGTTTTCCGTGGGATATCGTGTGACCCTGGACCTGTTCCAGGGCCCTCTCGACCTGCTCCTGTACCTCGTGCGGCGGAACGAGCTCGATATCCGCCATCTTCCGATCGCGCCGATCACATCGCAATTCGAAGACTTCCTCTCGATCCTGAAGGCGATCGACCTCGATCTCGTCGGCGATTTTCTGCTGATGGCCAGCACGCTGATGGAGATCAAGAGCCGGGACGTGCTGCCCAACCCGGACGAGACCCCTGACGTCGTCGACGCGGAAGGGCCGCTCGACAACGGGGATCCCAAGGCGGACCTGATCCGCAAGCTGCTCGAGTACAAGCGGTTCAAGGACGCGGCCAATGCCCTTGAGTCGCGGGCACAGGAGTGGCAGGAGCGGTATCCGCGGCTGGCGGACGAGCGGCCCCGTGTGGGCAAGGACCCGGCGGCGGACCGGATCAAGGAGGTCGAGCTGTGGGACCTTGTGAGTGCCCTCGGCCGGATCCTGAAGCGGAAGGATGTCGAGGACGAGCGGACGGTCCAGTACGACGAGACGCCGATCCATGTTTACGTGGCCCAGATCGGCGGGGTCGTGCGGGAGCGGGGGGAGGTCAAGTTCTCGTCGCTCTTTGACGAGGAGACGATTCGGAGCCGGATTGTCGGGATGTTTCTGGCGGTGCTCGAGCTTTTGCGGCACCACGGCTTCCGGGCGCTGCAGGAGGGGGATTATGGCGAGATCACGATCTGGCCGCCTGATCCGAATCTGGAGGGTCACCATGCGGATGTCGTGGCCCGGGAGGAGGAAGTGCCCCCGGCTCCGGTAGCGGAAGTTCCGGAGTCGGATGAAGGTTCCCGACGCAAGAAGCGATTCCGGCGCGATGCTGTGGACGGCGCTTCATAG
- a CDS encoding methyltransferase domain-containing protein, whose translation MPSSPSPASPSAPVALYDRGVEEISSGAPVAISETDGGTRTCPVCGGTRAAPRFRIEGLANRLIECPDCGLAWMDPMPSPEEIATFYPPQYYGSNGEKFRGLIEGAVRLVGARRLRFITSRLPRGAAVLDVGCGRGVLLRDLADRGYRVFGTERAPEAARGADPRAEIRFGDTLADVKFDANLFDQIIIWHVFEHLSNPRETLAEVYRILKPGGNVIIAVPNYSSWQARWSGAAWFHLDAPRHLFHFSTQAMSRLLTDSGFQVRSWHHFSLRQNPYGWVQSVLNKLNPRVRNGLYSWLLRGSASPEGIPLGTRAWYSLAFGLGMPPATLLEMLAAVCRRGATFHVVATKPQQHS comes from the coding sequence ATGCCATCGTCCCCATCGCCCGCCTCTCCTTCCGCTCCTGTCGCGCTGTACGACCGGGGTGTCGAGGAGATTTCCTCCGGCGCTCCCGTTGCGATCTCGGAGACCGACGGGGGAACGCGGACCTGTCCGGTGTGCGGCGGAACGCGCGCCGCCCCGCGGTTCCGGATCGAGGGGTTGGCGAATCGCCTGATCGAGTGTCCCGACTGCGGACTCGCGTGGATGGACCCGATGCCGTCCCCGGAGGAGATTGCGACCTTCTATCCGCCGCAGTATTACGGCTCGAACGGCGAGAAGTTCCGCGGGTTGATCGAGGGGGCGGTCCGGCTCGTCGGCGCGCGGCGGTTGCGGTTCATTACGTCGCGGTTGCCGCGGGGGGCGGCGGTCCTTGATGTCGGCTGCGGGCGGGGGGTCCTGCTCCGTGATCTGGCGGATCGAGGGTACCGGGTCTTTGGGACCGAGCGGGCTCCCGAGGCGGCCCGCGGAGCCGATCCTCGGGCGGAGATCCGTTTTGGCGACACCCTGGCGGACGTGAAGTTCGACGCCAACCTGTTCGACCAGATCATCATCTGGCACGTCTTTGAGCACCTGTCGAATCCGCGGGAGACGCTGGCCGAGGTCTATCGGATCCTGAAGCCGGGGGGGAACGTGATCATCGCGGTCCCGAACTATTCGAGCTGGCAGGCCCGCTGGAGCGGGGCGGCGTGGTTTCATCTCGATGCGCCGCGGCATCTGTTTCACTTCTCGACGCAGGCGATGTCGCGGCTGCTGACCGACAGCGGGTTCCAAGTCCGGAGCTGGCATCATTTTTCGCTGCGGCAGAACCCGTATGGGTGGGTGCAGAGCGTTTTGAACAAGCTCAACCCGCGGGTGCGGAACGGTCTTTACTCCTGGCTGCTGCGGGGCTCGGCCTCGCCGGAGGGGATTCCGCTCGGGACGCGCGCGTGGTACTCGCTGGCGTTTGGGTTGGGGATGCCTCCGGCGACGTTGCTGGAGATGTTGGCGGCGGTCTGTCGTCGCGGGGCGACGTTTCATGTTGTGGCGACCAAGCCCCAGCAACACTCCTGA